From the genome of Thermoflexus hugenholtzii, one region includes:
- a CDS encoding patatin-like phospholipase family protein, with amino-acid sequence MRRAWVLSGGGNRGPLQVGAMRALLERGLEPDFLVGTSAGAINAVAFAADPTLPGLERLAQAWRSVRRADVYPGHLFTILRRILTRQDSLFDSAGLRRVLQAHLPPGVRTFGDLRRPCYVTAADLRTQRLILFGEDPSTPLLEPVLASASVPVIHPPVRFRGMQLVDGGVVAVVPISIALEKGAEEIYVVDLSFSPQILPPRRGIVEIAMTAYQTLLDEQTLDDLYDALQAPVTLHHVCIPAFREISFLDFSRTSEMLEAGYEAMRRYLEDPHPDQICAITAEARRARTAQMVPGGGRAYAPPRRRRLLEMGPPKG; translated from the coding sequence ATGCGACGGGCGTGGGTGTTGAGCGGAGGCGGCAACCGGGGCCCGCTCCAGGTGGGCGCGATGCGGGCGCTGCTGGAGCGGGGGCTCGAGCCGGACTTCCTCGTCGGCACCTCCGCCGGGGCCATCAACGCCGTGGCCTTCGCCGCCGACCCCACCCTCCCGGGCCTGGAGCGCCTGGCCCAGGCCTGGCGGAGCGTCCGCCGCGCCGATGTCTACCCCGGCCACCTCTTCACCATCCTCCGGCGCATCCTCACCCGCCAGGACAGCCTCTTCGACAGCGCCGGGCTGCGGCGCGTGCTGCAGGCCCATCTCCCGCCGGGGGTGCGGACGTTCGGGGATCTGCGGCGGCCGTGCTACGTGACGGCGGCGGACCTGCGCACCCAGCGCCTCATCCTCTTCGGCGAGGACCCCTCCACCCCGCTGCTGGAGCCGGTGCTGGCCAGCGCCAGCGTCCCGGTCATCCACCCCCCGGTGCGCTTCCGCGGGATGCAGCTGGTGGACGGCGGGGTCGTGGCGGTGGTCCCGATCTCCATCGCCCTGGAGAAGGGAGCCGAGGAGATCTACGTGGTGGACCTGAGCTTCAGCCCGCAGATCCTGCCGCCCCGCCGGGGCATCGTGGAGATCGCCATGACCGCGTATCAGACCCTCCTGGACGAGCAGACCCTGGACGACCTCTATGATGCGTTGCAGGCGCCGGTGACGCTCCACCACGTGTGCATCCCCGCCTTCCGGGAGATCTCCTTCCTGGATTTCTCCCGGACCTCCGAGATGCTGGAGGCGGGCTACGAGGCGATGCGCCGTTATCTGGAGGACCCGCATCCCGATCAGATCTGCGCGATCACGGCCGAGGCCCGCCGGGCCCGAACGGCTCAGATGGTCCCCGGCGGGGGCCGAGCCTATGCGCCGCCGCGCCGGCGGCGGTTGCTGGAGATGGGACCCCCGAAAGGGTAA
- a CDS encoding ROK family protein, which yields MAYIAVDLGGTRIRAARCDAAGRVQARTEQPTRPEEGVEAVIARIVGAIRAVWPAEEPVEAIGVGAPGPLDPRTGVVLTAPNLGWENVPLAERLQERFGVPCFVGNDANLAALGEWQYGAGRGHEHLVYLTISTGIGGGVITHGVLLEGAHGLGAELGHIVVEAREGPRCGCGQRGCLEALASGTAIARMAREALARGKPVPWSDRDPESITAADVAGAAARGDPVATAIMERAAFYLGVGIATFWHIFNPTLVILGGGVMKAGDWFLERIREHARERAMTPAYVTPIVRTALGEDVGLLGALAYARWRLASILPSSR from the coding sequence ATGGCCTACATTGCGGTGGATCTCGGAGGCACCCGCATCCGGGCCGCGCGCTGCGACGCGGCGGGCCGGGTGCAGGCCCGAACGGAACAGCCCACCCGGCCGGAGGAAGGGGTGGAGGCGGTGATCGCCCGGATCGTCGGGGCGATCCGGGCCGTCTGGCCGGCGGAGGAGCCGGTGGAGGCGATCGGCGTCGGCGCGCCGGGCCCGCTGGACCCCCGCACCGGGGTGGTGCTCACCGCCCCCAACCTGGGCTGGGAGAACGTCCCGCTGGCGGAGCGGCTGCAGGAGCGGTTCGGCGTCCCCTGTTTCGTAGGCAACGACGCCAACCTGGCCGCCTTAGGGGAATGGCAATACGGCGCCGGCCGCGGCCACGAGCACCTCGTTTATCTCACCATCAGCACCGGCATCGGGGGCGGGGTGATCACCCATGGGGTGCTGCTGGAAGGCGCCCACGGCCTGGGGGCGGAGCTGGGCCACATCGTCGTGGAGGCCCGGGAGGGGCCCCGATGCGGATGCGGGCAGCGGGGCTGCCTGGAAGCCCTGGCCTCCGGGACGGCCATCGCCCGCATGGCCCGGGAGGCCCTCGCCCGCGGCAAGCCGGTCCCCTGGTCGGATCGGGATCCGGAGTCCATCACCGCCGCCGACGTCGCCGGGGCGGCGGCCCGGGGCGACCCCGTGGCCACGGCCATCATGGAGCGGGCCGCCTTCTACCTGGGGGTGGGCATCGCCACCTTCTGGCACATCTTCAACCCCACCCTCGTGATCCTGGGCGGCGGGGTGATGAAGGCGGGCGACTGGTTCCTGGAGAGGATCCGGGAGCACGCCCGGGAGCGGGCGATGACCCCCGCCTACGTCACGCCCATCGTCCGAACGGCCCTGGGGGAGGACGTCGGGCTGCTGGGCGCCCTCGCCTACGCCCGCTGGCGACTGGCCTCCATCCTCCCTTCCTCCCGCTGA
- a CDS encoding molybdenum cofactor guanylyltransferase, with the protein MYSVILLAGGRSRRMGRDKAFLEWHGRPLIAALVERLREVSDDVMVVAPHPERFHGLAARLLPDPSPPVGPLGGLWAGLLSARHEWAFALACDMPLVDSAVIDWLFERRHGADAVVPVDVEGRPEPLHAFYRVSCLNPIAAALACGQRAVVAFYPAIRVRYIPPAEWQAVDPEGRSWRNINTPEDWARLQREEGRMEASRQRA; encoded by the coding sequence ATGTATAGCGTGATCCTCCTGGCCGGCGGCCGGAGCCGCCGGATGGGTCGGGACAAGGCCTTCCTGGAATGGCACGGGCGCCCCCTCATCGCCGCGCTGGTGGAGCGTCTCCGCGAGGTCTCCGACGATGTGATGGTGGTCGCGCCGCACCCCGAGCGCTTCCATGGCCTGGCGGCCCGCCTCCTCCCGGACCCCTCCCCGCCGGTCGGGCCGCTGGGCGGGCTGTGGGCCGGATTGCTGAGCGCCCGGCACGAATGGGCCTTCGCCCTCGCCTGTGACATGCCCCTGGTGGATTCCGCGGTCATTGACTGGCTGTTCGAGCGCCGCCACGGCGCGGACGCCGTCGTGCCGGTGGACGTTGAGGGTCGCCCGGAGCCGCTCCACGCCTTCTATCGCGTCTCCTGTCTGAACCCCATCGCCGCCGCCCTGGCGTGCGGGCAACGGGCGGTGGTCGCCTTCTACCCGGCGATCCGGGTGCGCTACATCCCGCCGGCCGAATGGCAGGCGGTGGACCCGGAGGGCCGGTCCTGGCGGAACATCAACACGCCGGAGGACTGGGCGCGGCTTCAGCGGGAGGAAGGGAGGATGGAGGCCAGTCGCCAGCGGGCGTAG
- a CDS encoding polymer-forming cytoskeletal protein, whose protein sequence is MFGRPKPEKAPAAPKPAVPSASAETVLGPTCVFKGMLQGDGTIRVEGIFEGTMEISGNLIIGENARVRAEVRATNVSVAGMVIGKIHATGRVEILSTGKVWGEIQAGSLVIDEGGYFRGQSVMPGAEPEFPMLEAPRPDREERVIDVSAGPDLREG, encoded by the coding sequence ATGTTCGGGCGACCCAAGCCGGAGAAGGCGCCGGCGGCTCCCAAGCCGGCGGTTCCCAGCGCGTCGGCGGAGACGGTGCTGGGGCCCACCTGCGTATTCAAAGGGATGCTGCAGGGGGATGGGACCATCCGGGTGGAGGGGATCTTCGAGGGCACGATGGAGATCAGCGGGAACCTCATCATCGGGGAGAACGCGCGGGTGCGCGCGGAGGTGCGGGCGACCAACGTCTCAGTGGCCGGGATGGTCATCGGCAAGATCCACGCCACCGGGCGGGTGGAGATCCTCTCCACCGGGAAGGTGTGGGGCGAGATCCAGGCGGGCTCCCTGGTGATCGATGAAGGCGGATATTTCCGCGGCCAGTCGGTGATGCCCGGGGCGGAGCCCGAGTTCCCCATGCTGGAAGCTCCTCGCCCGGATCGCGAGGAGCGCGTCATCGACGTGAGCGCGGGCCCAGACCTTCGGGAAGGATAA
- a CDS encoding adenylosuccinate synthase — MPVVAVVGALWGDEGKGHIVDYLSRTAEIVIRVQGGDNAGHTVVNEYGTFRLHLVPAGVFHPGTICLIGAGTVVNPDTLLQELSELEAAGVDTGRVWISDRAHLVFPYHRQRDELEERGRGDRPLGTTRRGIGPAYSDKAARIGLRAGDLLHRDWLHRRLRQAYAAIAARIAALGGEPPSLEELMDRCEGWRERLKDRIIDTIPLLQEALRRDARILLEGQLGAMRDLDWGIYPYVTSSNTLVGYAAVGAGIPPQAIREVIGVVKAFATAVGEGPLVTEVHGELAERLRRGGPPEGWEFGATTGRPRRCGWPDAVALRHAAWLNGFTALAVTKLDVLDGLEEIPLCVGYRLPSGEVLTHVPDTPILEQVSPVYERLPGWTGPTATARRWEDLPEAARAYLRRLAEIAGAPVRYVSVGPGRDQILEVDSAEAKPGAASL, encoded by the coding sequence ATGCCCGTGGTGGCCGTCGTGGGGGCGCTGTGGGGCGATGAAGGGAAGGGCCACATCGTGGATTACCTCAGCCGCACGGCCGAGATCGTGATCCGGGTCCAGGGCGGGGACAACGCCGGGCACACCGTGGTCAACGAATACGGGACCTTCCGGCTGCATCTGGTGCCCGCGGGGGTGTTCCACCCGGGGACCATCTGCCTCATCGGGGCGGGGACCGTGGTGAACCCGGACACGCTGCTCCAGGAGCTCTCGGAGCTGGAGGCGGCGGGAGTGGACACCGGGCGGGTGTGGATCTCCGATCGCGCCCACCTGGTCTTCCCCTATCACCGTCAACGGGATGAGCTGGAGGAGCGGGGCCGGGGGGATCGCCCCCTGGGCACCACCCGTCGGGGCATCGGCCCGGCCTACAGCGACAAGGCGGCTCGCATCGGCCTGCGCGCGGGCGACCTGCTCCATCGGGACTGGTTGCATCGGCGCCTGCGGCAGGCGTATGCCGCCATCGCCGCCCGGATCGCCGCCCTCGGCGGCGAGCCCCCCTCGCTGGAGGAGCTGATGGACCGCTGCGAGGGATGGCGGGAGCGCCTGAAGGACCGCATCATCGACACGATCCCGCTGCTTCAGGAGGCATTGCGGCGGGACGCCCGCATCCTCCTCGAGGGCCAGCTGGGCGCCATGCGGGATCTGGACTGGGGGATTTACCCCTATGTCACCTCCTCCAACACCCTGGTCGGATACGCGGCGGTTGGCGCCGGGATCCCGCCCCAGGCGATCCGGGAGGTGATTGGGGTGGTGAAGGCCTTCGCCACGGCGGTGGGCGAGGGCCCGCTGGTCACCGAGGTCCACGGGGAGCTGGCCGAGCGCCTGCGCCGGGGCGGGCCGCCGGAGGGCTGGGAGTTCGGCGCCACCACCGGACGCCCCCGCCGGTGCGGCTGGCCGGATGCCGTGGCCCTGCGCCACGCAGCCTGGCTGAACGGCTTCACCGCCCTGGCCGTCACCAAGCTCGATGTGCTGGACGGGCTGGAGGAGATCCCCCTGTGCGTGGGCTACCGCTTGCCCTCCGGCGAGGTCCTCACCCATGTCCCGGATACCCCGATCCTCGAGCAGGTCTCCCCGGTGTATGAGCGCCTTCCGGGATGGACCGGTCCCACCGCCACGGCCCGGCGCTGGGAGGATCTCCCGGAGGCCGCCCGCGCGTATCTGCGTCGCCTGGCGGAGATCGCCGGCGCCCCCGTGCGCTACGTCTCCGTGGGGCCGGGGCGGGATCAGATCCTCGAGGTGGATTCGGCCGAAGCGAAACCGGGAGCTGCTTCCCTTTGA